A region of Paenibacillus sp. 37 DNA encodes the following proteins:
- the cobD gene encoding threonine-phosphate decarboxylase CobD produces the protein MTGYIEVFGHGGDVETAASRFGRKAADFLDFSANINPLGPPRGVLEAIQQGWQSVIRYPDPGHRGFKALLSKRLGVMQEQISVGNGAAESMALILLGLAPRKVGTVEPGFSEYRALARQFGAEVVHTEGKEELAWRAEPKDIEQLMEKVDLLFLGQPNNPNGVQYPLEVLQRLARKAEETGTVLVIDEAFMDFIPVKRRHSLAAHLSDYPNVIIIRSMTKFYAIPGLRLGYALGRAEYIQAMTKKQVTWSVNGLALMAGEACLRSGERYERETISQISREREHLIAGLQARGCVVTPGEANFILARVPAPWTAASMQQALGQRGILIRSCAMYPGLDEGHVRFAVKDADANATLLEVLGSVMESKGYPNADQTSIHESSQQEQTKDSEQEQGGKRQ, from the coding sequence ATGACCGGTTATATCGAAGTATTCGGACATGGCGGGGACGTGGAGACGGCTGCGTCACGATTTGGAAGGAAAGCCGCTGATTTTCTGGATTTCAGTGCCAACATTAATCCGCTCGGTCCGCCCAGAGGGGTGCTGGAGGCTATACAGCAAGGATGGCAGTCGGTGATTCGATATCCCGATCCGGGGCATCGGGGATTCAAAGCACTGCTGAGCAAGCGTCTTGGTGTGATGCAGGAGCAGATTTCCGTGGGCAATGGTGCAGCCGAAAGTATGGCGCTTATTCTACTGGGGCTTGCCCCGCGCAAGGTGGGTACGGTGGAACCGGGATTCTCGGAGTACCGCGCATTGGCCCGACAATTCGGTGCCGAGGTTGTGCATACAGAGGGCAAAGAAGAGCTGGCGTGGCGAGCAGAACCCAAGGACATCGAGCAACTCATGGAAAAGGTAGACTTGCTCTTCCTCGGCCAGCCGAACAATCCAAACGGTGTACAATATCCGCTTGAGGTATTGCAAAGGCTTGCCCGCAAAGCGGAAGAAACGGGAACCGTACTTGTCATTGACGAGGCCTTTATGGATTTTATTCCGGTAAAACGGCGTCATTCCCTGGCAGCACATCTGAGCGACTATCCCAATGTAATCATCATTCGTTCGATGACGAAGTTTTATGCCATTCCGGGCTTGCGTCTCGGCTATGCTTTGGGTCGTGCGGAATACATCCAGGCGATGACGAAGAAACAGGTGACGTGGAGTGTTAACGGTCTGGCGCTCATGGCAGGTGAGGCCTGTCTGCGAAGTGGAGAACGGTACGAACGGGAGACCATATCACAGATCTCGCGGGAACGGGAACATCTCATCGCAGGACTGCAGGCGCGTGGATGTGTGGTGACACCGGGAGAGGCGAACTTTATTTTGGCACGTGTGCCAGCCCCTTGGACAGCAGCATCCATGCAGCAGGCGCTGGGCCAAAGGGGCATTCTGATTCGCAGCTGTGCCATGTATCCGGGGCTTGACGAAGGGCATGTTCGTTTCGCGGTCAAGGATGCAGATGCCAATGCTACATTACTCGAAGTGCTGGGCAGCGTGATGGAAAGCAAGGGATATCCGAATGCTGATCAGACCTCCATTCATGAATCAAGTCAGCAGGAGCAGACGAAAGATTCGGAACAGGAACAGGGAGGGAAGCGGCAGTGA
- the cbiB gene encoding adenosylcobinamide-phosphate synthase CbiB, whose translation MAGAWIIILSYLLDRCIGDPRWIPHPVIGMGKGISALERVIRSRVNTDSGLKRAGVLFPIVIAGGSFAITWGLVYVLGLIHPVIAGAAEVVLIATTIASKGLKDAGMEVYRHLKQQDWPAARRSLGMIVGRDTAHLDEPEVVRGTVETVAENIVDAILSPLFYALIGGAPLAMAYRAVNTLDSMVGYKNDKYLHLGWASARLDDVANWIPARLTAMLLIVGAWVMKLDAKGAARMVARDARLHPSPNSGFPESAVAGALGIRLGGHNVYHGVASFRAYMGEAIRPMEAEDIVQTSRLMFWSAGAFVVLCVFITLGVWLAGGTLLWP comes from the coding sequence ATGGCGGGAGCCTGGATTATTATACTGTCTTACCTGTTGGACCGATGTATCGGAGATCCGCGCTGGATTCCCCATCCGGTGATTGGCATGGGAAAAGGCATCTCGGCGTTGGAGCGTGTCATTCGCTCGCGTGTGAACACAGATTCGGGGCTGAAGAGAGCAGGGGTGTTGTTCCCAATTGTGATTGCGGGAGGTTCCTTTGCCATCACTTGGGGACTCGTATATGTGCTTGGGTTGATTCATCCTGTCATTGCGGGGGCAGCTGAAGTGGTGCTCATCGCCACGACCATTGCTTCAAAAGGGCTGAAGGATGCAGGTATGGAAGTGTATCGTCATCTAAAGCAGCAGGATTGGCCGGCTGCCAGACGTTCACTGGGCATGATTGTTGGACGTGATACAGCGCATCTGGATGAACCGGAGGTTGTGCGGGGAACGGTAGAGACGGTTGCCGAAAATATCGTGGATGCCATTTTATCCCCGTTATTCTATGCGCTCATTGGAGGTGCTCCGTTAGCCATGGCTTATCGCGCCGTCAACACATTGGATTCCATGGTCGGATATAAAAATGACAAGTATCTGCATCTTGGCTGGGCCTCGGCCCGTCTGGATGATGTGGCGAACTGGATACCTGCGCGACTGACCGCGATGCTGTTAATTGTGGGTGCCTGGGTCATGAAGCTGGACGCCAAAGGAGCAGCACGCATGGTCGCACGGGATGCAAGACTACATCCAAGTCCGAATAGCGGTTTTCCCGAATCAGCGGTAGCTGGAGCACTGGGCATCCGGCTTGGCGGACATAACGTGTATCACGGAGTTGCTTCATTTCGTGCCTACATGGGCGAGGCAATAAGGCCGATGGAAGCCGAGGATATTGTGCAAACGTCACGTCTGATGTTCTGGTCGGCAGGGGCTTTTGTGGTACTATGCGTGTTCATAACGCTGGGAGTGTGGCTGGCAGGAGGGACGCTGTTATGGCCGTAA
- a CDS encoding FecCD family ABC transporter permease, translated as MSKKLILFGTTGMVLLVLTVLICTGIGSVALPIRDIAGILIHKIPWVGDWITPDWNRAAEQIIWKVRFPRVLLAVLVGASLAIAGTGFQGVLRNPLADPFTLGVSSGASVGAAFLIFFGLQYALIGIWTLPLVAFLTGVITLWFVMALAREGRKIPTHSLILAGVVMQSFLGAVVSFLSTMSKQTINEIIYWTMGSLALRGWSYTAILFPYFLLGLVFLWSRARSLNVLALGERQAAHIGIEVDRLKLSVLAVGTLLTAGAVSVSGVIGFVGLVIPHMLRLLVGPDYRLLVPLSAIGGAIFMVWADTIARSLLAPTEIPLGVVTAFVGAPFFAYLLHRNKKLQKGMMP; from the coding sequence ATGAGTAAAAAGCTGATCCTGTTCGGAACGACGGGCATGGTGCTGCTGGTGCTCACCGTGCTCATCTGCACGGGCATTGGTTCAGTAGCGTTGCCGATCCGGGATATTGCAGGCATCCTGATTCACAAAATTCCCTGGGTGGGCGATTGGATTACACCGGATTGGAATAGGGCAGCCGAACAGATTATCTGGAAAGTCAGATTCCCACGTGTACTGCTTGCCGTGCTCGTGGGCGCATCGTTGGCGATTGCCGGTACGGGATTCCAGGGGGTTCTTCGGAACCCACTGGCAGACCCGTTCACCCTGGGCGTGTCATCCGGTGCTTCGGTGGGTGCAGCCTTTCTGATTTTCTTCGGATTGCAGTATGCACTGATCGGAATCTGGACGTTGCCACTGGTGGCGTTTTTGACGGGTGTAATTACGTTATGGTTTGTTATGGCACTGGCTCGTGAAGGGCGTAAAATACCTACACACAGCCTCATTCTGGCTGGTGTGGTCATGCAAAGTTTCCTGGGCGCAGTTGTTTCCTTCCTGTCGACCATGTCGAAACAAACGATTAATGAAATTATATACTGGACGATGGGAAGTCTGGCTCTGCGTGGGTGGTCGTATACGGCCATCCTTTTCCCGTATTTTCTGTTAGGGCTGGTCTTTCTCTGGAGCCGCGCACGCTCGTTGAATGTGCTTGCACTGGGAGAACGTCAAGCGGCACATATCGGGATCGAGGTGGACAGACTCAAGCTGTCGGTACTGGCAGTTGGCACACTGCTGACTGCTGGGGCTGTCTCTGTATCGGGTGTCATCGGATTCGTTGGATTGGTGATCCCCCATATGTTGCGACTGCTGGTGGGACCGGATTACCGACTGCTGGTACCTCTGTCTGCCATTGGTGGAGCCATCTTCATGGTGTGGGCCGATACCATCGCAAGATCGTTGCTGGCGCCAACTGAAATTCCGCTTGGTGTCGTCACCGCCTTTGTTGGTGCGCCGTTCTTTGCTTACCTGCTGCACCGGAACAAAAAGTTGCAGAAGGGGATGATGCCATGA
- the cobS gene encoding adenosylcobinamide-GDP ribazoletransferase: protein MKDGTPAPQRKHAAAAAFQFLSRFPVKMHIDFVPPLLRESVVFYPLVGAAIGLCVWLAGALSGAVLPAFPAAVLTLTLWVWLTGGLHLDGWMDTADGLLSYRTRERMLEIMKDSRVGAMGVIACVLLLMMKAALIADFIARGHWVYGALLILPMIWSRWFMVYAMSAWPNARGDDGLAVLFKGLGDRKEVQRARSSAVGLTLIAGAITFAAVWLFKPDMGIADAMVSGLGTLPWWLYPVTAVIILPVACYYIGRFMAARISERLGGLTGDTYGAMNELLEAVLLTVLSVLQGLFWL, encoded by the coding sequence ATGAAGGATGGCACGCCTGCTCCTCAGCGCAAACATGCGGCGGCAGCCGCTTTTCAATTTTTGTCCCGTTTCCCTGTCAAAATGCACATCGATTTTGTCCCGCCGCTGCTGCGGGAAAGTGTGGTCTTTTATCCGCTGGTCGGTGCTGCAATAGGTCTGTGTGTCTGGCTCGCCGGAGCCTTAAGCGGTGCAGTGCTTCCCGCCTTTCCCGCTGCGGTCCTGACCTTGACGTTATGGGTATGGCTCACTGGTGGCCTTCATCTTGACGGATGGATGGATACGGCAGATGGTTTGCTCAGTTATCGTACCCGTGAACGGATGCTGGAGATTATGAAGGACAGCCGTGTAGGGGCCATGGGGGTAATTGCCTGTGTGCTGCTGCTTATGATGAAAGCTGCGCTGATCGCCGATTTTATTGCCCGGGGCCACTGGGTATACGGTGCGTTGCTGATTCTGCCCATGATCTGGAGCCGCTGGTTCATGGTATATGCGATGTCGGCCTGGCCGAATGCCCGCGGAGATGATGGACTTGCCGTATTGTTCAAAGGTCTGGGTGATCGGAAGGAGGTCCAGCGTGCACGCAGCTCAGCCGTTGGCCTGACCTTGATCGCAGGTGCAATTACGTTTGCCGCGGTGTGGCTTTTCAAGCCGGATATGGGGATTGCGGATGCGATGGTGAGTGGTCTGGGAACACTGCCATGGTGGCTATACCCGGTGACGGCCGTTATTATACTGCCTGTGGCGTGTTATTACATCGGCCGATTCATGGCTGCCCGGATCAGTGAACGGCTCGGCGGTTTAACCGGAGATACGTATGGTGCCATGAATGAGCTGTTGGAGGCGGTTTTGTTGACCGTGCTGAGCGTGCTTCAAGGACTGTTCTGGCTTTAA
- a CDS encoding ABC transporter substrate-binding protein, translating into MNYKNWKSVASLLSAAALALALAGCGNATTNEGTGTSQQPAQEQSQSQAQTDLKTQYPLTVTDATGESFTFEKAPAKIVSVSPAETESLFALGLDEQIVGVSDYDDYPEAATTKAKMGGITKPNEESIIAAEADIVFTGISMSEDAVKKLRELGITIFKTDPKSIDDVMNNIETFGKITDHQEKAQEIITQMKQDVTDVTEAVKAVKPEEKKKVYVEFSPGWTVGKGEFMDELITVAGGSNIASDKEGWYEINEENVIASNPDVILYANDVIDENSKTLDQIIKARSGWDQITAVKNDAVIGLDANLLSRPGPRVTQGLKEVAKAIYPDLFQ; encoded by the coding sequence ATGAATTATAAAAATTGGAAAAGCGTAGCGTCCCTGCTAAGTGCAGCGGCACTTGCACTGGCTTTGGCCGGATGTGGCAATGCAACAACAAACGAGGGCACAGGTACTTCACAGCAACCGGCACAGGAGCAGTCCCAAAGCCAGGCGCAGACGGACCTCAAAACCCAATATCCACTTACCGTTACGGATGCAACGGGTGAATCATTCACCTTTGAAAAGGCACCGGCCAAAATCGTATCCGTGTCTCCGGCTGAGACGGAATCCCTGTTTGCACTTGGACTGGACGAGCAGATTGTAGGGGTATCCGACTATGATGATTATCCGGAAGCAGCAACAACCAAAGCGAAAATGGGCGGTATCACCAAGCCCAATGAAGAGTCCATCATTGCAGCTGAAGCCGACATCGTCTTCACAGGTATCTCGATGAGCGAGGATGCGGTGAAAAAGCTGCGCGAACTGGGCATTACCATTTTCAAAACGGATCCTAAATCCATTGACGATGTGATGAACAATATCGAAACCTTCGGTAAAATTACCGATCATCAGGAAAAAGCACAAGAAATCATCACCCAGATGAAACAGGACGTTACGGATGTAACCGAAGCAGTGAAGGCAGTTAAACCGGAAGAGAAGAAAAAAGTATACGTTGAATTCTCCCCAGGCTGGACTGTGGGTAAAGGCGAATTTATGGATGAACTCATCACTGTAGCTGGTGGTAGCAATATTGCTTCGGACAAAGAGGGTTGGTATGAAATTAATGAAGAGAACGTGATTGCCTCCAACCCGGATGTGATTCTGTATGCCAACGATGTAATTGACGAAAACTCCAAAACACTGGATCAGATCATCAAGGCGCGCAGCGGCTGGGATCAAATTACGGCTGTGAAAAATGACGCGGTTATTGGCCTGGATGCCAACCTGCTGAGCCGTCCGGGTCCACGTGTAACTCAAGGGTTGAAAGAAGTAGCCAAAGCGATCTACCCTGACTTGTTCCAATGA
- a CDS encoding histidine phosphatase family protein: MAVNEENAGNEVHRDQPGPLKRNILWVRHGTTLWNLEKRYLGHTDIGLLPNAKEELAPLHEQLRCVSWHEVYCSDLLRCRQTLEQILPDAIGQVKFDSRLRENDFGEWEGLTYDQLKDNPVYRSWIDAPQEVTPPGGESWQEFTGRLDSFLQEMLLEGRPSMHVDEGRESTIVVVTHGGVIRYALSRLIAGLGFWDTHVVPGQAIQVQLDQQGNQWFGSRVTFPPIGL, translated from the coding sequence ATGGCCGTAAATGAAGAGAATGCAGGCAATGAAGTACATAGGGATCAACCCGGGCCGCTGAAACGAAACATCCTGTGGGTCCGTCATGGGACAACGCTGTGGAATCTGGAAAAAAGATACCTGGGGCATACCGACATCGGTCTGCTGCCAAATGCCAAAGAAGAACTGGCTCCGCTTCATGAACAATTGAGATGTGTTTCGTGGCACGAGGTATATTGCAGTGATCTGCTTCGCTGTCGGCAGACGCTGGAACAGATTCTTCCTGATGCCATCGGACAGGTGAAGTTCGACTCACGTCTGCGCGAGAATGATTTTGGAGAGTGGGAAGGGCTGACGTATGATCAGCTCAAGGATAACCCTGTGTACCGAAGCTGGATTGATGCGCCACAGGAGGTCACTCCGCCCGGAGGGGAATCGTGGCAGGAGTTTACCGGACGGTTGGATTCCTTTCTCCAAGAGATGTTATTGGAGGGTCGTCCTTCGATGCACGTTGATGAGGGGCGCGAGTCAACCATAGTTGTAGTTACGCATGGTGGTGTCATCCGCTATGCCTTGTCCCGTCTGATTGCAGGGCTTGGATTCTGGGATACACATGTTGTCCCAGGACAGGCGATTCAGGTTCAGCTTGATCAACAGGGGAATCAGTGGTTTGGCAGCAGAGTTACTTTTCCGCCGATCGGGTTGTAA
- a CDS encoding adenosylcobinamide amidohydrolase, with the protein MTLPFYNYFANGKTDENEYVSSSWPGLNISAHERHIKAQSPRAAQALSSAVYGGGMLELDRIFNIYVDRHYRCEDPPRDIEQALNEWQEPRDQCAGLLTAVRLEHTSVQEYTSDEFGLLCCTTAGVSNAARAGSERTVFDAAGNKTMASGRDHSSPSARNLTMQPYVPGTINIMLWLNGRMTTGAMVNAVQTAVEAKAAALADAGVLDSENGLPATGTTTDAIVFAVRQAVEEPPPMITYAGTATTAGAAIGRLVYDTVTESLQAGLLWKERIRHK; encoded by the coding sequence GTGACACTCCCGTTTTATAATTATTTTGCTAATGGAAAAACAGACGAAAATGAATATGTGTCCTCTTCCTGGCCGGGACTGAACATATCTGCACATGAACGACATATCAAAGCACAGAGCCCAAGGGCTGCCCAAGCGTTGTCGAGTGCGGTATATGGCGGTGGGATGTTAGAACTGGATCGCATATTTAATATCTATGTGGATAGGCATTACCGCTGTGAAGATCCGCCTCGTGATATCGAACAGGCACTGAACGAATGGCAAGAGCCACGGGATCAATGTGCCGGATTACTGACAGCCGTAAGGCTGGAGCATACCTCCGTTCAGGAATATACAAGTGATGAATTTGGTCTTCTTTGCTGCACCACTGCGGGGGTATCGAATGCAGCACGCGCGGGTTCGGAGAGAACGGTATTTGATGCGGCGGGAAATAAGACGATGGCTTCCGGCAGGGACCACTCTTCTCCTTCAGCACGGAATCTAACCATGCAGCCCTATGTCCCGGGTACAATTAACATCATGCTCTGGTTGAATGGACGCATGACCACCGGGGCGATGGTGAATGCGGTACAGACGGCGGTGGAAGCCAAAGCGGCAGCGCTGGCGGATGCAGGTGTTCTGGATTCGGAGAACGGGTTGCCCGCCACGGGCACCACAACCGATGCCATTGTGTTTGCGGTACGTCAGGCAGTGGAGGAACCACCACCAATGATCACGTATGCCGGGACGGCGACTACGGCAGGGGCGGCGATTGGCAGATTGGTATACGACACGGTGACGGAGAGCCTTCAGGCCGGACTGTTATGGAAAGAGAGGATCAGGCACAAATGA
- the cobT gene encoding nicotinate-nucleotide--dimethylbenzimidazole phosphoribosyltransferase → MNNEQVLAQLTQRITAPDQEVAAATSAHVDSLTKPPGSLGKLEELVIRLAGMTGNARPRFDHRAVIVMAADHGVVEEGISAFPAEVTPQMVMNFLAGGAAVNVLARHAGADVICVDIGVNADLEHPGLLSRNIRKGTANMARGAAMTRDEAVRAILAGAEVVSAEVAKGTQLFVTGEMGIGNTTASAAVMSALTGVAPAAAVGRGTGIDDAGLQRKAAVVSRALSVNAPNPEDALDVLCKVGGLEIAGLTGVILAAAAHRCPVVVDGFISTAAALVARQLAPLSTAYMIASHTSHENGHGALLRELDLKSMLDLDMRLGEGTGGVLSLHLIDAACLILNEMATFASAGVTDGSSTASDTTASGDSSLQGESSR, encoded by the coding sequence ATGAATAATGAACAGGTGTTGGCTCAATTAACGCAAAGGATTACCGCTCCCGACCAGGAAGTGGCGGCAGCGACCTCTGCACACGTGGATTCGTTGACGAAGCCGCCAGGGAGTCTGGGCAAATTGGAAGAGTTGGTAATCCGCCTGGCAGGTATGACGGGCAATGCACGTCCGCGTTTTGATCACAGGGCGGTCATTGTCATGGCCGCAGATCACGGCGTAGTGGAAGAAGGTATCAGTGCTTTTCCTGCTGAAGTAACCCCGCAGATGGTCATGAATTTCCTGGCTGGGGGCGCAGCCGTGAATGTGCTTGCACGTCACGCAGGTGCTGATGTGATCTGTGTGGATATCGGGGTGAATGCCGACCTTGAACATCCAGGCCTGCTCTCCCGTAACATTCGCAAAGGCACGGCCAACATGGCCCGAGGGGCAGCGATGACCCGGGATGAGGCAGTTCGGGCGATCCTTGCAGGAGCCGAAGTTGTATCGGCAGAGGTGGCGAAGGGAACACAGCTGTTTGTCACCGGAGAGATGGGAATTGGCAACACCACTGCAAGTGCTGCGGTAATGAGCGCACTAACCGGAGTTGCCCCTGCCGCCGCCGTGGGGCGAGGAACCGGCATTGATGATGCAGGCTTACAGCGGAAGGCTGCTGTAGTCAGCCGTGCTCTTAGCGTAAACGCACCGAACCCGGAAGATGCACTGGATGTTCTGTGCAAGGTGGGTGGACTGGAGATTGCTGGACTCACGGGGGTTATCCTCGCAGCAGCTGCTCATCGTTGCCCGGTCGTTGTAGACGGGTTCATCTCTACCGCAGCAGCGCTGGTTGCGAGACAACTTGCACCTCTGAGCACAGCCTATATGATCGCTTCTCATACTTCACATGAAAATGGACATGGAGCGCTGCTGCGTGAACTGGACCTGAAATCGATGCTGGATCTGGACATGCGTCTGGGTGAAGGCACAGGTGGTGTGCTCAGTCTTCATCTGATTGACGCAGCATGTCTCATTCTGAATGAGATGGCAACCTTTGCAAGCGCGGGTGTCACGGATGGGTCAAGCACTGCTTCGGACACCACTGCGTCGGGTGATTCATCCCTGCAAGGAGAGAGTTCCCGATGA
- a CDS encoding ABC transporter ATP-binding protein: MNSSTSSNSTSLISIKGAGKSYGNHQALRNVDWHVGEGDWWGVVGPNGSGKSTLIQLIAGTEQLSEGQIRIDGRDIGSYSRKDLSRMIAVLQQDGLPPISYPVRDVVEMGRYPYQNWLGREVGDGALVVDRVLEDLGLTQLADRPLDALSGGQRQRVALAKVMAQEPRLLLLDEPTTFLDIKYQLQFMELLSAWRQRNNITIVAVLHDLNLAALFCDHILALREGIAVGKGTPHTLINDENIQDIFRVKPAIVSHPDHAIPQLLLRRDID; encoded by the coding sequence ATGAATTCCAGTACCAGTTCCAACTCGACTTCACTTATCTCCATTAAGGGAGCAGGGAAGTCATATGGCAATCATCAGGCACTGCGCAATGTAGACTGGCATGTTGGCGAAGGTGACTGGTGGGGAGTTGTCGGGCCAAACGGCAGCGGCAAGTCCACCCTGATCCAGCTTATTGCCGGAACGGAACAGTTAAGCGAAGGTCAGATCCGTATCGATGGTCGAGACATTGGCTCTTACAGCCGTAAGGACCTGTCGCGCATGATCGCTGTATTGCAACAGGATGGCTTGCCACCCATCTCCTATCCTGTACGAGACGTGGTGGAGATGGGGCGATATCCATACCAGAACTGGCTGGGGCGGGAAGTGGGCGATGGGGCACTTGTGGTGGACAGAGTGCTTGAAGACCTGGGATTGACTCAGCTGGCGGACAGACCGCTGGATGCACTCAGCGGCGGGCAACGTCAGCGGGTCGCACTAGCCAAAGTTATGGCTCAGGAGCCGAGGTTACTACTGCTGGACGAGCCAACCACGTTTCTGGATATTAAATATCAATTGCAATTCATGGAATTGTTATCGGCATGGCGACAGAGAAATAACATTACGATTGTGGCTGTGCTGCATGATCTGAATCTGGCCGCGTTATTTTGCGATCACATTCTGGCGCTGCGTGAGGGCATTGCGGTTGGAAAGGGCACGCCTCACACGTTAATCAACGATGAGAATATTCAGGACATATTTCGCGTCAAACCCGCAATTGTTTCCCATCCCGACCATGCCATACCTCAACTGCTACTGCGGCGGGACATCGATTAA
- a CDS encoding lipoate--protein ligase, producing the protein MLFVDNQGITDPSVNLAIEEYILKHLPMEDDSYLLFYINRPSIIIGKHQNTIEEINIEYVQDNGVQVVRRLSGGGAVYHDLGNLNFSFITADDGQSFHNFRKFTQPVVEALHELGVNAELTGRNDLQVGEKKISGNAQFSTRGRMFSHGTLMFDLNLEHVQASLNVNPEKFKSKSTKSVRSRVANIRDLIDTNLTIEQFRDELLRHIFRMEPKDVPQYTLTDKDWDKIKEISAERYNNWDWNYGLSPESNVKHTRKFPVGIIDLRMNIKDGHIEDIKIFGDFFGVGDVADIENMLRGKRYEESDVRTALEGLDVKHYFGNLELEDFIGLVFLEE; encoded by the coding sequence ATGCTGTTTGTAGACAACCAGGGCATTACAGATCCTTCTGTAAACCTTGCCATTGAGGAGTACATTCTGAAGCATCTGCCGATGGAGGATGACAGCTATCTGCTGTTCTACATCAACCGTCCGTCGATCATCATCGGAAAGCATCAAAATACGATTGAAGAAATTAATATCGAGTACGTTCAGGATAACGGTGTGCAGGTGGTTCGTCGTCTTTCGGGAGGCGGAGCGGTATATCACGATCTGGGCAACCTGAATTTCAGTTTTATTACAGCGGATGACGGTCAATCCTTCCACAATTTCCGCAAGTTTACCCAGCCTGTGGTTGAAGCTTTGCACGAGCTTGGTGTAAATGCAGAGTTGACCGGGCGTAATGATCTGCAAGTCGGCGAAAAGAAAATCTCGGGCAACGCCCAGTTTTCCACACGTGGGCGCATGTTCAGTCATGGCACATTGATGTTTGATCTGAATCTGGAGCATGTTCAGGCTTCCCTGAACGTCAATCCCGAGAAATTCAAATCCAAGAGCACCAAATCCGTGCGCAGCCGGGTCGCCAACATACGGGATCTGATTGACACCAACCTGACGATTGAGCAGTTCCGCGACGAGCTGTTACGTCACATTTTCCGGATGGAGCCGAAGGACGTTCCACAGTACACGCTCACTGATAAGGACTGGGACAAAATCAAGGAAATCTCTGCTGAGCGTTATAACAACTGGGATTGGAACTATGGCTTGTCTCCGGAAAGCAATGTGAAGCACACTCGCAAATTCCCTGTCGGTATCATCGATCTGCGCATGAACATCAAGGATGGACATATCGAAGATATCAAAATCTTTGGCGATTTCTTCGGTGTAGGCGATGTGGCGGATATCGAAAATATGCTGCGCGGCAAGCGTTATGAGGAATCCGATGTGCGTACTGCACTTGAGGGACTGGATGTAAAACATTACTTCGGCAACCTTGAGCTGGAAGACTTTATCGGCCTTGTTTTCCTGGAAGAGTAG
- the cobU gene encoding bifunctional adenosylcobinamide kinase/adenosylcobinamide-phosphate guanylyltransferase: MSVLVTGGARSGKSSFAERLCMQRSSEAWYVATAQAYDDEMRERITMHQHQREASGYLWHTMEEPIHLPALISRMGEGHTGTSAPTILVDCLTLWLTNVLLAHEHDEKHVLQGHLDALVEAIRDYPGLLVLVTNEVGDGIVPEYALGRKYRDLAGVLNQRIAAICGEVFLVTVGIATELKSKEYRL, translated from the coding sequence ATGAGCGTATTGGTGACGGGGGGGGCACGCAGTGGCAAAAGCTCCTTTGCCGAACGTCTATGCATGCAGCGTTCCTCGGAGGCCTGGTATGTGGCGACAGCCCAGGCGTACGATGATGAAATGCGTGAGCGTATCACCATGCATCAGCATCAACGCGAGGCATCAGGGTATCTGTGGCACACGATGGAAGAGCCGATACATTTGCCTGCTTTGATAAGCCGCATGGGTGAAGGGCATACAGGGACTTCTGCACCCACCATTCTGGTGGATTGCCTGACACTGTGGCTGACGAATGTTTTGTTAGCACATGAGCATGACGAGAAGCATGTGTTACAGGGACATTTGGACGCGCTGGTTGAAGCGATTCGGGACTATCCAGGTTTACTTGTTCTGGTTACGAATGAAGTGGGGGACGGGATCGTACCGGAGTATGCCCTTGGCAGAAAATATCGGGATCTGGCCGGTGTACTGAATCAGCGCATTGCGGCGATATGTGGTGAAGTGTTTCTGGTGACCGTAGGCATTGCGACTGAACTGAAAAGCAAGGAGTATCGCTTATGA